One Brassica napus cultivar Da-Ae chromosome C4, Da-Ae, whole genome shotgun sequence genomic region harbors:
- the LOC106415372 gene encoding jasmonoyl--L-amino acid synthetase JAR1, whose translation MLEKKAETFNMNRVIDEFDEMTRNADQVQKQTLKEILHKNKSAIYLRNFGINGDNTTDPEGDFKALVPLVTDSELEPYIKRMVDGDTSPILTGHPAPAISLSSGTSQGRPKFVPFTDELMENTLQLFRTAFAFRNREFPIDDNGRALQFIFSSKQYISTGGVPIGTATTNVYRNPNFKAGMRSIQSLCCSPDEVIFSPDVHQALYCHLLSGILFRDQVQYVFAPFAHGLVHAFRTFEHVWEEIVTDIKHGVLSSRITVPSVRTAMSKLLTAPNPELAETIRDKCLSLSNWYGLIPALFPNAKYVYGIMTGSMEPYVKKLRHYAGDLPLVSHDYGSSEGWIAANVTPRLSPEEATFAVIPNLGYFEFLLVSETGEGEQEPVGLTEVKVGREYEVVLTNYAGLYRYRLGDVVKIMSFYNKTPQLKFVCRRNLILSINIDKNTERDLQLSVESAAKRLSEEKIEVIDFSSHVDLSTEPGHYVIFWEISGETNEDVLQDCCNCLDKGFIDAGYMSSRKCKTIGALELRVLEKGTFKKIQEHFLGLGSSAGQFKMPRCVKPSNAKVLQILCENVVSRFFSTAFE comes from the exons atGTTGGAGAAAAAGGCTGAGACTTTCAACATGAACAGAGTCATCGACGAGTTCGATGAAATGACGAGAAACGCTGACCAAGTCCAGAAACAAACCTTAAAAGAGATTCTCCACAAGAACAAATCCGCCATTTACTTGCGAAACTTCGGGATCAACGGAGACAACACGACAGACCCAGAAGGAGATTTCAAAGCTTTGGTTCCGTTAGTCACTGATTCTGAGTTGGAGCCTTACATCAAAAGAATGGTCGATGGTGACACGTCACCTATCCTCACTGGCCATCCCGCTCCAGCCATCTCCTTAAG CTCTGGAACTAGTCAAGGCCGTCCAAAGTTTGTTCCTTTCACTGATGAGTTGATGGAGAACACACTACAGCTGTTTCGTACTGCTTTTGCCTTCAGGAACAG AGAGTTCCCTATTGATGACAATGGGAGAGCATTGCAGTTTATCTTCAGCAGCAAGCAATACATATCAACAGGAGGTGTACCTATTGGAACCGCAACCACTAACGTGTACCGTAACCCCAACTTCAAAGCAGGGATGAGATCGATACAGTCTCTTTGTTGTAGTCCCGACGAAGTCATCTTCAGTCCTGATGTTCACCAAGCACTGTACTGCCATCTCTTGTCCGGGATCCTCTTCAGAGACCAGGTCCAGTACGTCTTCGCCCCCTTCGCTCACGGTCTAGTCCACGCGTTTAGGACCTTTGAACATGTTTGGGAAGAGATCGTTACCGATATCAAACACGGTGTCTTGAGTAGTCGTATCACTGTCCCTTCGGTCCGCACCGCAATGTCGAAGCTCCTCACGGCACCTAACCCTGAGCTAGCGGAGACGATACGCGACAAGTGTTTGAGTTTGAGCAACTGGTACGGGTTGATTCCTGCGCTGTTCCCGAACGCTAAGTATGTTTATGGGATCATGACTGGCTCCATGGAGCCGTATGTGAAGAAGCTGAGGCATTACGCTGGTGATTTACCTCTTGTGAGTCATGATTACGGTAGCTCGGAGGGGTGGATTGCTGCTAACGTTACGCCGAGATTGTCTCCAGAGGAAGCTACGTTCGCTGTGATTCCTAATCTTGGTTACTTTGAGTTTTTACTTGTGTCTGAAACAGGGGAAGGAGAGCAGGAACCGGTTGGTTTAACTGAGGTTAAGGTCGGACGAGAGTACGAGGTTGTCTTAACAAACTATGCAG GATTGTATCGATACCGTCTTGGGGATGTAGTAAAGATCATGAGTTTCTACAACAAGACTCCACAACTCAAGTTCGTGTGCAGGAGAAACCTAATCCTCTCCATCAACATCGACAAGAACACTGAAAGAGACCTTCAGCTTTCAGTAGAATCAGCAGCAAAGAGACTCTCAGAAGAAAAGATCGAAGTCATAGACTTCTCGAGCCATGTAGATCTCTCTACAGAGCCAGGACATTACGTTATATTCTGGGAGATCTCAGGTGAGACAaacgaagatgttcttcaagacTGCTGCAACTGTTTAGACAAAGGGTTCATCGATGCGGGTTACATGAGTTCAAGAAAATGCAAGACTATTGGAGCTTTGGAGCTGAGAGTTCTCGAGAAAGGAACTTTCAAGAAGATTCAGGAACATTTTCTTGGCCTTGGTTCATCTGCTGGACAGTTTAAGATGCCAAGATGTGTGAAGCCAAGTAATGCTAAGGTTCTGCAGATTCTGTGTGAGAATGTGGTGAGTAGATTCTTCAGTACAGCTTTTGAGTGA
- the BNAC04G01160D gene encoding uncharacterized protein BNAC04G01160D — translation MDSSREAKHDQEEERREDEAAASLVDVNLMVVLLSQLCTKDDEDDKNLEKERRDHVAHEIRDSRARANKRFMKESKLMEKRTHVLQPMAKEFRSRRM, via the exons ATGGATTCATCTCGTGAAGCTAAACACGATCAGGAGgaggagagaagagaagatgaaGCAGCTGCTTCTTTGGTGGATGTAAATCTCATGGTGGTGCTTCTCTCTCAGCTTTGTACGAAGGACGACGAAGATGATAAGAATttggagaaagagagaagagatcATGTTGCGCATGAGATTCGTGATTCCAGAGCACGTGCAAACAAGAGGTTTATGAAGGAATCAAAGCTCATGGAGAAAAGGACACATGTGCTTCAACCCATGGCTAAGGAATTCAG GTCCAGGAGAATGTGA
- the LOC106412496 gene encoding putative F-box/kelch-repeat protein At3g17540 produces MTMISDLPKDLESEILSRVPAKSLWELKTTCKRWYALFRDRIAGGDLLLQNNNNGSIELTGKLTSLKCSKDLNISEIFQCDGLMLCSVKSELVVWNPCTGQTRSIKPRTCYCYDDAYALGYTTSSSGGHRSYRILRRYYSQNDKKVVLGEIYDLSSDSWRVLDDYFPPLGYSVNRNGVCLKGDAYFVAPRDKVNDAFLITKFDFTTETLVRLPLPFKNLHPWDKAFLSVVRDEKIALLHVFETEGSMRILVTNKIDDDEAKDLSWRSDVALGIDCYKHNLYFESFLFDEENKVAVLSCAAHLRRKFLTRIYVADEYIYV; encoded by the coding sequence ATGACGATGATATCGGATCTCCCCAAGGATTTGGAATCGGAGATACTTTCTAGGGTTCCGGCAAAGTCTCTATGGGAACTGAAAACGACATGCAAACGATGGTACGCTTTGTTCAGGGATCGAATCGCCGGCGGAGATCTCCTCCTCCAAAATAACAACAACGGATCTATCGAGTTGACAGGTAAACTCACAAGTCTAAAGTGTTCAAAAGATTTGAACATCTCTGAGATATTTCAGTGCGACGGTTTAATGTTATGCTCAGTGAAGAGTGAACTTGTGGTTTGGAACCCATGTACTGGTCAAACTAGGAGCATCAAACCCAGGACTTGTTACTGTTATGACGATGCATATGCTTTAGGATACACCACTTCTTCTAGTGGTGGTCATCGTAGCTACAGAATCCTGAGGCGTTATTATAGTCAAAACGACAAGAAAGTAGTGTTGGGTGAAATCTATGATCTTAGCTCTGATTCTTGGAGGGTTCTTGATGATTACTTTCCTCCTCTTGGCTACTCCGTGAATCGCAACGGCGTGTGTTTGAAAGGAGACGCTTACTTTGTTGCTCCTCGAGATAAAGTAAATGATGCTTTCTTGATCACAAAGTTCGATTTCACTACCGAGACGCTCGTGCGTCTCCCTCTTCCGTTTAAGAATCTTCATCCTTGGGATAAAGCGTTTCTTTCGGTCGTTAGAGATGAAAAAATCGCCTTGTTACACGTTTTTGAAACGGAAGGGTCGATGAGGATATTGGTGACCAATAAGATTGACGATGATGAAGCCAAAGACCTGTCGTGGAGGAGCGACGTGGCCCTGGGAATCGATTGTTATAAACATAACTTGTATTTCGAAAGCTTCTTGTTCGACGAAGAGAATAAAGTGGCGGTACTGTCTTGTGCAGCACACTTGCGTCGTAAATTTTTGACCAGAATCTACGTTGCTGAcgagtatatatatgtataa
- the LOC106415001 gene encoding protein SUPPRESSOR OF PHYA-105 1, with protein MNAMERVGEETVGSNNVQLKGRVDDVPTVNESEPGSSAHNVVDIDKAPEEAKISVEELTYNRAVQGSNNNNNNHMESSRAGKFEHLYRLGSSAFRGGAGDGGGGGGDVDSQPRDMDQMLSRIRQQLAGAPSERQNLMKPFVNKRSDQNLEAFSERLRAAGGENSVGPAWISDGVQLKTPLSSSSFSQLILKRAMKGKGVVGKNQEAPPPESPIAHDPLAVKPIPKGNGVVSHGEGNHTNSSSCGISLREFIRSSYGKREKRHSLSLFRQLVELIGSAHSQGLFLLELRPSLFALVPSKKLRYNGTFGKSSIESDGDEDLNRKRHVVQESSLVGRDLKKRRMDLNAPGNQLQATSSGRPLKRKSPLIDLNVVDVRNPDSCELQQQSYMKNLGVPSVTRKQSMSTWLEEQWYTCPEEINGEDIGEKSNIYSLGVLLFELLCHCESSEMHAAMMADLRHRILPPAFLSRYPKEAGFCLWLLHPEPSSRPTAREILKSELIYVEDSAKSTAAAEEMSELLLHFLSSLEKQKKKKASKLLQDIQTLEDDIKEAERRYSSKASLVRSREAIESTPGALFVPTANTDRLMSNIRQLEDAYFIMRSQMKLSDSTASARSDKSLLKDKDKWSENQNKDQDARTKGKSSDQLEVFFEGLCKFARYSKFETCGTIRSGDLLNSASVVCSLSFDPDEEHIAAAGISKKIKIFDFNAFMNESVGVHYPLVEMVNKSKLSCVCWNSYIKNYLASTDYDGVVQIWDAGTGQGFSQYTEHQKRAWSVDFSPSDPTKFVSGSDDCSVKLWSVNEKRSLGTIWSPANVCCVQFSSYSNHLLAFGSADYKVYCYDLRYVKTPWCTLAGHEKAVSYVKFMDSETIVTASTDNSLKLWNLNKTNSSGLSPGACSMTYKGHTNQKNFVGLSVLDGYIACGSETNEVYSYYRSLPMPMTSYKFGSVDPVSGNEYFDDNGQFVSSVCWRKKSNMLVAANSTGNMKLLKLV; from the exons ATGAATGCTATGGAACGAGTCGGTGAAGAAACGGTGGGGAGCAACAACGTGCAGTTGAAAGGACGAGTGGATGATGTTCCTACGGTGAATGAATCGGAGCCTGGAAGCTCAGCTCACAACGTTGTTGATATCGACAAGGCTCCGGAGGAAGCTAAGATCTCTGTTGAAGAGCTGACTTATAATAGAGCTGTTCAAGggagtaataataataataataatcatatgGAGAGTTCTAGGGCTGGCAAGTTCGAGCATTTGTATCGTCTTGGATCTTCTGCGTTTAGAGGAGGAGCTGgagatggaggaggaggaggaggagatgttGATTCTCAGCCACGTGATATGGATCAGATGCTGTCGAGGATTAGGCAGCAGCTCGCGGGAGCTCCTTCGGAGAGGCAAAACTTGATGAAGCCTTTTGTGAACAAGAGGAGCGATCAGAATCTGGAAGCTTTCTCCGAGCGTCTGAGAGCAGCTGGTGGAGAGAACAGCGTGGGGCCTGCGTGGATCAGCGACGGTGTCCAGTTGAAAACTCCGTTGAGTTCTTCGAGTTTTTCTCAGCTGATACTTAAAAGAGCTATGAAGGGGAAAGGTGTAGTTGGTAAAAACCAGGAAGCTCCTCCTCCTGAGTCGCCTATTGCTCATGATCCGTTGGCTGTAAAACCAATCCCCAAAGGTAATGGGGTTGTATCGCATGGTGAAGGGAACCATACTAACTCTTCTTCTTGTGGAATCAGTTTGAGGGAGTTTATTAGATCGAGTTATGGTAAACGAGAGAAACGACACAGCCTTTCTCTATTTAGGCAGCTGGTGGAGCTGATTGGCTCAGCACATTCGCAAGGATTGTTTTTGCTGGAACTGAGACCATCGCTTTTCGCTTTGGTCCCGTCGAAGAAACTTAGATATAATGGTACTTTCGGAAAGAGCAGTATAGAATCGGATGGTGACGAAGATTTGAATAGGAAGAGGCACGTGGTTCAGGAATCATCTCTTGTGGGTAGGGAtttgaagaaaagaagaatggATTTGAACGCTCCAGGGAATCAACTTCAGGCCACTTCAAGTGGGAGACCTTTGAAAAGGAAAAGCCCCTTGATTGATTTAAACGTGGTTGATGTGCGTAATCCAGACAGTTGTGAACTTCAACAGCAAAGCTATATGAAAAATTTAGGCGTGCCTTCAGTGACGAGAAAACAGTCTATGTCCACTTGGCTAGAAGAGCAATGGTATACTTGTCCAGAGGAAATAAATGGAGAAGATATCGGAGAGAAGTCAAATATATATTCCCTTGGTGTTCTTCTATTTgag TTGCTATGCCATTGTGAGTCCAGTGAGATGCATGCTGCAATGATGGCGGATTTACGTCATCGGATTCTCCCACCAGCATTTCTCTCAAGATACCCAAAGGAAGCTGGATTTTGTCTTTGGCTTCTACATCCTGAGCCCTCCTCCCGACCAACAGCTAG AGAAATACTGAAGTCTGAGTTGATATATGTGGAGGATTCTGCTAAATCGACTGCCGCCGCCGAGGAAATGTCTGAGCTGTTACTTCATTTTTTGTCTTCACTTgaaaagcagaagaagaaaaaggcaTCTAAGCTTTTGCAAGACATCCAGACCTTGGAGGATGATATCAAAGAGGCCGAGCGAAGATATTCTTCAAAAGCATCTCTGGTGAGATCTCGTGAAGCGATTGAAAGCACTCCTGGCGCCTTGTTTGTACCAACTGCTAATACAGACAGGCTGATGAGTAATATCCGTCAACTTGAAGATGCATATTTCATCATGAGATCACAAATGAAGTTATCGGATTCTACGGCTAGTGCCCGTTCTGACAAAAGCCTTCTAAAGGACAAGGACAAGTGGTCtgaaaaccaaaataaggatcaggATGCGAGAACCAAAGGAAAATCGTCAGATCAACTTGAAGTGTTTTTCGAGGGGTTGTGCAAATTTGCTCGGTATAGCAAGTTCGAAACCTGTGGAACAATCAGAAGTGGAGACCTTTTAAACTCCGCCAGTGTGGTCTGCTCATTGAGTTTTGACCCTGATGAGGAACACATAGCAGCTGCTGGGATATCAAAGAAAATCAAGATTTTTGACTTCAACGCATTTATGAATGAATCTGTCGGTGTTCATTATCCACTAGTAGAGATGGTCAACAAATCGAAATTAAGCTGCGTTTGCTGGAATAGTTACATCAAAAACTACTTGGCCTCGACTGACTATGACGGTGTAGTCCAG ATATGGGATGCTGGGACTGGACAAGGATTTTCCCAATACACAGAACACCAGAAGAGAGCCTGGTCAGTTGATTTTTCTCCATCTGACCCGACGAAATTTGTCAGTGGAAGTGATGACTGTTCAGTAAAGCTTTGGAGCGTCAATGAG AAACGGTCATTAGGAACAATCTGGAGTCCAGCAAATGTGTGTTGCGTGCAATTCTCTTCATATTCCAATCATTTATTGGCATTTGGGTCAGCTGATTACAAGGTCTATTGCTATGATCTTCGTTACGTCAAAACTCCTTGGTGCACATTGGCTGGCCACGAGAAAGCTGTTAGCTACGTTAAATTCATGGATTCAGAGACCATCGTCACTGCTTCCACTGATAACTCTCTCAAGCTTTGGAATCTCAACAAGACAAATTCCTCTGGTTTGTCTCCTGGTGCTTGTTCAATGACGTATAAAGGACATACAAATCAAAAG AACTTTGTCGGATTATCGGTCTTGGATGGATACATAGCCTGTGGTTCAGAGACCAATGAG GTATATAGTTACTATAGATCCTTACCAATGCCAATGACTTCATACAAGTTTGGATCAGTGGATCCCGTTTCTGGAAACGAATACTTTGATGACAATGGACAGTTTGTGTCGAGCGTCTGTTGGAGAAAGAAATCGAATATGCTTGTAGCTGCGAATTCTACTGGAAACATGAAGCTACTAAAACTGGTTTGA
- the LOC106411732 gene encoding arabinogalactan protein 16, giving the protein MASRNSVAGFALFTFVFAVFSSLAGAQTLAPAPAPTSDGTSIDQGIAYLLMVVALVLTYLIHPLDASSSLSFF; this is encoded by the exons ATGGCGTCGAGAAACTCCGTAGCCGGATTCGCGTTATTCACATTCGTATTCGCCGTCTTCTCGTCTCTCGCCGGCGCTCAAACCCTAGCTCCCGCTCCTGCTCCCACGAGTGACG GGACATCGATAGATCAAGGGATAGCGTATTTGCTAATGGTGGTGGCGCTCGTGCTCACTTACCTAATCCATCCTCTCGATGCATCTTCTTCCCTCAGCttcttctga